Sequence from the Rutidosis leptorrhynchoides isolate AG116_Rl617_1_P2 chromosome 3, CSIRO_AGI_Rlap_v1, whole genome shotgun sequence genome:
TATTCCTTTCAATGGAAGCTATTTCACCTTCCATAGCTTGCTTCCATTCTTTATGTCTTGTAGCTTCCTTGAAATTTGTTGGTTCTCCTTCGGTAAAAGAAGATCATATATATCACTTTGATTTTTCCAACCtcgaggtggtgtatcatcatatgTCCCCTCTTCTACCATAGATGGATCTGACTCATTGACTGTATCTGTCAGGAGATGAAACAGCATAGGTCCTCATTGTTTTACTGTTGTTTCAGGACTGCTAACATCAGAATGGGTTATGCTTTCCTCATTGGTCGATCTTCCTTGACTTGAGGAGTTGCTGCTTTGTGGACTATATGAGCTACTTAGTCGCCTGGTTCAGTAGGTCCATTTTTGGAATTTTGATTAGCCGAGACAACTTCACCGGGGTTTATATGTATCACGAATTCTCCTTTGTGATTAGGTTCTTGATTGTATTCTACTCCGGAATGCCAATCCCATTTGCGTGCTTCATCAAATTCCACATCTCGACTGATTACTATTTTCATCTTCTCGGGATCATACATATGATGTGCCTTAGTTCTTGGTTCAGTTCCTAAATAAATCATAGGAATACTTCTGTCATCAAGTTTTTTACTTGATCTGGAGGTACTTTCACATATCCAACACATCCAAACACCCGTACATGATCAATATTTGGTCTTCTTCCTTTTAAAGCCTTATATGGTGTTTGATTTTTCAGAATCTTTATGGGCAACCTGTTTAGAACATAAACTGAGTGACATACTGCTTCAGCCCAGAAACTTTGTGGCATATCCATTGCTTTAAGAATACTCCTTGTTGTGCTCATCACTGTTCGATTTCGCCTTTCAATGATACCATTCTGCTGTGGCGTGTAAGGTGCAGTCAACTGTCTTGTGATTCCAACATAATCACAATACTGATTGAACTCGTTGGATGTAAATTCTCCTCCCCGATCAGTTCTAAGGACCTTTATTTTCCTTCCATATTGATTTTCAGCAATCGCCTTGAATTTCTTGAATTGCTCAAACGCCTCTCCTTAAGTTTTTAACATGAAATACCACATAAACATGCTGCGATCATCAACAATCAGCAGAACGTACCTGTTTCCAGCTTGGGTGGCAGGGGATATGGGTCCGCACAGATATGCATAAACCTGTTCCAGTGGATTTTGGGCTCTAAAAGTTGTCTGAACAGGAAAACTTTGTCGTGAATGTTTCTCTGCTAAACATGCTTCGCACATCTGTGTAGGGTGATCAATAACCGGCACTCCATCAACTAGATTGTTGGTCCCTAGCCGCTTTATTGTATCAAAGTTCACATGATCTAGACGGGCATGCCACAACCATGCTGGATCATCAATCTTGACCTGTAGACAAATTGGTGTCCCAATGTCTAGATTAATTTTATACAACCGATTAGGGGACCTTTGAACCTTCATTAGCAGCGATCCATCTACCTCAAACATATATAAGAAACCATGTTTGATCAAGATTACACAACCCCCTTCTTCAGCTTGCCCAAGACTAAATATGTTATTCTTTAAGTATGGGATATAAAGTATGTCGGTGAACAAACGTTGTTCACCATTCTCACATGTTAAAAGAATAGATCCTCTTTATTCTATATATACACACGAGTTATCCCCAAATCTCACTGTACCACCAATATCCGTATCAAGTTTTGAAAACAGTCCTTTGTTTCCCGTCATGTGGTTTGTTGCTCCAGTATTTAAGTACCACATGTTTTCTCCACCATCATGTGACTCATACTTTGTTGGAAAAACCTTCTTTTCACTTAGATGAATTACTTCCTTCTCGCTTCTTGGATTGACTACGGACATCAATAGTGCAGGTCTGTCATCATTAGCCACTGGTAGTTCGATTGATCTAGCTTGAGTCAAATTTGTTTGTTCTCTTTTCTTTCATGTTGGACAATCCGATGAGAAGTGTCCAAATGCATCACATCGAAAACACTGCAGCTTGGATCGATCTTTAGTTAAGTTTTCAGTTGTTTGTCTACCAGCAAAAAAAGTTTTGTCCGCGGCCTGAACCCCTTCCTCGACCACCAAACTGTCCACGACCTCAACCCCTACCCCGGGTGTCTTGGCCATTCCCTAGACCTCGACCAAAgatgttttcccttttctttcttgaGTCCCATCCTTCATAGGATAACAGAAGTTGGTCATGGCTGTTATTTGTAGTCTTTAGACTGGTTCGTTCTTCGTAAGCTTTTAGCCTACCCACAACTTCTTGGAATTTCACCGTTTTGAGATCAACCAGTTGTTCGATAATGGCTGCCATATTTAAGAATTTTTCAGGTATGGCAACTAATATTTTTCTCACCAACGTGGTTTCCTCAATGACGGTTCCAAGTGCAGCTAATTTTGAGGCAATTTAAGAAAGTTTTGCTGCAAAATCATCAATTTTTTCGCTATCTTTCATCCTTGCTGCTTCAAATTCAGCTTTAAGAGTTTGAAGCCTAGCCTGCATTACTCGTTTAACTCCAAGGTGACGGGTCTTGATTGCATTCCAGATTTCCTTTGCATGGGTGCAACCTGCAACTTGAAGAATCAAGTTTTCAGGTAAAGACTGATAAATATAAACGATTGCAGTATTATCCTTTTTCTTATCGACATCAGTTCCAGTTTCAATTGATTCCCAGATTCCATGTGCCTTAAAAATCGCTTTGATCCTAAGCGACCAGATGGGATAGTTGGTCATAGTTAGGATAGGGCGCTGGAACGTAAGATGGCTGGTATCCTTGATTGCATCCGAGGTATTGATAATATCCCCCATGCATCTGGTCTTCGATCGACGCTCGTATTATTCTGTCTTAGAATCTGGTGATTGATCTAGTCCTTTTGATCTACAACACGATCCCTTTTGTaacttagctctgataccaattggaGAAATTTGGTACCAGATTATAAAACAGAATAGTAAAATTTAAGAACAAGAACGTATTGAAAATCCTTCTCCAATTATAGAAAAACTCTTAATACAATCATCCTATTACATAGAGCAACTATCCCTATTTATAGTTGATTAATCTTGTCCATTAAGCAAGTCTAGAATAATCTAGGATAATAAAGTCTAGAATATATTAGAAGTAATCAAGGAAGAAGCAAAATTGAAAAAACAATGATGGCTAGCCCACTTGTTACCCGTTCACACGTTCCACCTCCTCGAATCCATTTGAgatataatttcacaaaataaACCTCTAACTATTACTTTATGTCAAGATTGGTCCAACAGAAACTAATACAACTTCATTTACTACAGAAACCCTACAAAAGAATCCAAAAGAAAGAAAGACTGAAGATGCACGCAATCAGAAACCGATCATGTAATTTTGTGAAAACATTACAAACTATTTTATATCATGCTCTATAATAACTAACAGCTATCTGCATAAAATATTACAATGTAGTAATGGCATATAATGTATAATATGGTAGAATGCATCGAATAGATGGCCCGGTGGAAGCTAAATGTGTAGGCAATTAAGTGGTGTGAAGCATCTTGTAGCATGTATTGAAATAATTATCAAAAGCATAAAGATAGTGTTATCGGGTTTGTAGCAAATAAGAAGACACACATGTTAAAGAAGAAAGTGACGGTGATCGGGGAGCTTTCTTTATGGGATGAAGATGAAGAGGTTGAGAAGGATGATAATGAGGGCGGATTTCTTGACGGTTAAGTGAGGCGCGGTTTGTTGCCTCCTTTGACGGCTACTCTTGTTGAAAATGAGTCCTCCAATGTGTTGAGTTATATGAAACATCGTGTAAAGGTCGATGGAAAATTGATTAAATCGGATCCTAAGGATTGGGGCGTGCAAAGTGTGCAATTGATATGAAACTTTTAAAAATAAAATACCTTGTATGACTAGtacttgtgacattttttttattttattaatattatagaaCTTATTTTAATATATGATAAACTTTCATAAATAAAAGATCCACTTTTAGTTATTGAACAAAGCTCATAAATTTGACACGACGACTCTAGACCGGAAGGCATCTTTTAAGGCCCTTTAATATAGTTTTTTTTTGCCGTCTGGTTGTTTAACTTGGCTTGTTTTGTTCAGATTTCGTAAGTTTTAGCATCTTCGTTTAGATTTTGTCGTAATGGTCTTCAGACGTTTCTAGGTGTTTTCGTTCGGTTGGGCTCGTTAGTAGATAGCACGCGATCGTAGTTTTAGAGTTTTGTTTTTAGTTACGAGTCCAACCATGTCGCTTAGTTGTATCTTTATTCGGTTCTTTATTTTTCAATCATAGATTCTTGATTATATAATTTTTGTTATTTTTGAcgaaaataaatagataaataaattcCAAAACATGAAAACCACCACCTTTACAAAACCATGACTACTCTTTATTGGAAACTTATATTTATTCTCTAGTGAAATAACGCGtggaatcacgagtttgtttaaacgaaacagtttaatgactttaatattgtattttggtacatcgagaatcatgttggggctactatctcagcactagccacaaaaccttactgcttttataacgtctgggttttattgttcgagtatttttagccgctttttatttctctagattcataaccttatttttgtttttgtttctaaatttcatattgaatgggaatatatgagagtgtagcttcattttaatgataattaatggccgcaaaacacatatttgaagtcattacattcctcacaaaatcgggcaatatttttgtggagaattttccataatattttcaattgcagattaggtccatttttacaagataactagaaaacggcgctacgagcaagactttcttaaggctttccccgtttgaagcagtttagataccgaaaatgacattttactatttttaaaggtgaattttgcacttttagatcttaggataattaataccttcacatgtgaattgttgtgcctgtttaaataccactatgatacttatttttatttaatattttatttaggcacatcgagaataatgttggggctactatctcgtaactagccacaaaaccttgctgcttttataacgtcttggttttattgttcgagtatttttagttatttttttgtttctctttattcaaaaccttatttttgcttttgtttctaaatttcatattgaatgagaatatatgagagtgtagttttattttgataataattaatggtcgcaaaacacatatttgaagtcactacattccccacaaaatcgagcaaaattttgtggagaatttttcgaaaaaatttCAATTGTAAATTAGGCCCATTTTCCCAGGATAACTACAAAAcatcactacgagcaagacttccttaaggctttcccctgtttaaagcagtttagatgccaaaaattacattttactatttttaaaggtgaattttgcacttttagatattaggttaagtcatacattcacatttaaattgttgtgcgtgtttaaataccactatgatacttatttttatttaatattgtttttaggtacatcgagaatcatgttggggctactatctcactactagccacaaaaccttgctgcttttataacatcttggttttattgttcgagtatttttacccgcttttttatttctgtagattcataaccttatttttgtttttgtttctaaatttcatattgaataagaatatatgagagtgtagttttgttatgatgataattaatggccgcaaaacacatatttgaagtcactacatttcccacaaaatcaggcaaaattttgtggagaatttttcaaaaaaaaattcaattgaagattaggtccattttcgcaagataactagaaaacggcgctacgagcaagacttccttaaggctttctcccgttcgaagcagtttagatgccgaaaatgatattttactatttttaaaggtgaattttacacttttagatcttagaaaaggttatacattcacatgtgaattggtgtgcctgtttaaataccactatgatacttttttttatttaatattgtatttaggtacatcgataatcattttggggctactatctcaccactagccacaaaaaccttgatgcttttataacgtttgtttttattgttcgagtatttttagccgttttttgtttctctatattcataactttatttttgtttttgtttctaaatttcatattgaatgagaatatatgatagtgtaggtttgttttgataataattaatggtcgcaaaacacatatttgaagccaCTACATTCcaacaaaatcgagcaaaattttgtggagaatattCCTAAAAAATTTCAATTGCAAATTAAGCCCATTTTCGCAGGATAACTACAAAACGGCGCtacaagcaagacttccttaaggctttcccccgttcaaagcagtttagatgctaaaaatgacattttactatttttaaaggtgtttGCACTTTTAGTTCTTAGGTTAACTAATACCTTCACATttgaattgttgtgcctatttaaattCCACTatgatacttttatttatttaatattatatttaggtatatcgagaatcatgttggggctactatctcgctACTAGCCACAaagccttgctgcttttataacatcttggttttattgttcgagtatttttagccgcttttttatttctctagattcataaccttatttttatttttgtttctaaatttcatattgaataagaatatatgagagtttagttttgttttgatgataattaatggccgcaaaacacataattgaggtcactacattccccacaaaatcgggcaaaattttgtggaggatttttcgaaaaattttcaattgcagattaagcccattttcacaagataactagaaaacggcgctacgagcaaaacttccttaaagcttcccccgttcgaagcagtttagatgtcgaaaatgacattttactatttttaaaagtaaatttttcacttttagatcttaggaaaagtaataccttcacatgtgaattgttgtgcctgtttaaataccactatgatacttgtttttgtttaatattgtatttaggtacatcgagaataatGTTGGGGCTATTATCTCGCCAcaagccacaaaaccttgctacttttataacgtcttggttttattgttcgagtatttctaGCCGCTTTTttgtttctctagattcataaccttatttttgtttttgtttctaaatttcatattgaatgagaatatatgagagtgtagtttcgttttgatgataattatgaaatgtcccgttcatattgattataaacgttccatattaattgatttcgtcgcgaggttttgacctctatatgagacgtttttcaaagactgcattcatttttaaaacaaccataacctttattttatcgataaaggtttaaaaagcattacgtagattatcaaataatgataatctaaaatataccgtttacacacgaccattacataatggtttacaataagaatatattacatcaaaaataagtttcttgaatgcagtttttacataatatcatacaagcatggactccaaatcttatccttattttagtatgcaacagcggaagctcttaataatcacctgagaataaacatgctttaaacgtcaacaaaaatgttggtgagttataggtttaacctatatatttatcaatcgaaataatagaccacaagatttcatatttcaatacatcccatacatagagataaaaatcattcatatggtgaacacctagtaaccgacattaacaagatgcatatagaatatccccatcattccaggacacccatcggacacgataatttcgaagtactaaagcattccaaattccagaatggggcttgttgggcccgatagatctatctttaggattcacgtcaatttgggggtctgttcccaaattcttaggctaccaagctaaaaaagggcatattcggcttcgatcattcacccatataaagtagtttcatttacttgtgtctatttcataaaacatttataaatttgcatgtattctcatcccaaaatattagattttaaaagtgggactataacttactttcacagatttttacttcgtcgggaagtaagacttggccactggtcgattcacgaacctataacaaatatgtacatatatatcaaagtatttctatttttactttttatttatttatttatccttatttatttctatttttttattttattattattattattattattattattattattattattattattattattattattattattattattattattattattaattttttatatatatatatataggccggAGGTccgcacggaagcaatctctctactctgGGGTagggagagggatgactttctcttcaTGTGGGTAGAGAATTTTTCTCGACTCGTGGATAGAGAAACGACTTCTCctctattctaggatagaggaaggattgtctacatctcacctcccccatacctcgcatatgcgggattgggtattgttgttgttgttgtatatcaaagtatgttcaaaatatatttacaacatttttaatacgttttaaggttttaagtttattaagtcagttgtcctcattagtaacctacaactagttgtccatagttagatgtacagaaaataaattgatatatattatcttgacccaatccacgacccagtgtatacacgtctcaggccagatcacaactcaaagtatatatatttttggaatcaacctcaaccctgtatagctaactccaacattactgcatatagagtgtctatggttgttccaaataatatatatagatgggtcgatatgatatgtcaaaacatttgtatacgtgtctatggtatcccaagattacataatatattagaatacatgtataatacaatacaagttagctaggatatgatttgtatagaattgttacaatatttcccgtagctacaacaatcaaaaaatatccaatattgttttacccataacttcttcgttttaaatccattttaagtgaatccaaacataaaaagtataggtttatagatagaaatataagttacaagtcatttttgtaagtggtagtcatttcagccgaaagaacgatgtcttaatgaccattttgaaaaacatacttccactttgagtttaaccatgatccttggatatagtttcatgttcataagaaaaatcatttttccagaagaacaacttttaaatcaaagtttatcatagtttttaattatcaaacccaaaacagcctgcggtgttactacgacggcgtatgttcggttttacggtgtttttcatgtttccaggttttaaatcattaagttagcatatcatatagatatagaacatgtgtctagtttattttaaaattcaagttagaaggattaacttttgtttgcgaacaagtttagaattaactaaactatgttctagtgatttcaagtttaaaccttcgaataaggtagttttatatatatgaattgaatgatgttatgaacattattactaccttaggttttgtggataaacctactggaaatgagaaaagtagatctagcttcaaaggatccttggatggcttgaaagttcttgaagcagaatcatgacacgaaaacaagttcaagtaagatttccactcgaaataagattgttatagttatagaaattgaatcaaaggttgaacatgagtattaccttgtattaaaaagatatcttactgtaaataagaaagatttcttgaggttggatgatcactttacaagattggaagtaagctagcaaacttggaagtattcttgattttatgaaactagaacttatagaatttatgaagaacacttagaacttgaagatagaacttgagagagatcaattagatgaagaaaattgaagaatgaaagtgtttttaggtgtttttgttcgttggtatatggattagatataaaggatgtgtaattttgtttacatgtaaaaaagtcatgaatgattactaatatttttgtaattttatgagatatttcatgctagttgccaaataatggttcccacatatgttaggtgactcacatgggctgttaagagctgatcattggagtgtatataccaatagtaaatacatttagaagctaggtattgtacgagtatgaatacgggtgcatacgagtagaattgttgaggaaactgaacgagaatgtaattgtaagcatttttgttaagtagaagtacattgataagtgtcttgaagtctttcaaaagtgtatgaatacatattaaaacacgacatgtatatacattttaactgagtcgttaagtcatcgttagtcgttacatgtatatgttattttgaaacctttaggttaacgatcttgttaaatgttgttaacccattgtttattatatctaaagagatgttaaattattacattatcatgatgttatgatatattaatatatcttagtatgatatatatacagttaaatgttgttacaatgataatcgttacatatatgtctcgtttcgaaatcattaagttagtagtcttgtttttacatatgtagttcattgttaatatacttaatgatatgtttacttatcataataccatgttaactatatatatatatatatatatatatatatatatatatatatatatatatatatatatatatatatatatatatataacatcatatagtttttacaagttttaacgttcgtgaatcaccggtcaacttgggtggtcaattgtctatatgaaatatatttcacttaatcaagtattaacaagtttgattgcttaacatgttggaaacacttaatcatataaatatcaatttcatttaatacatataaacatggaaaagttcgggtcactacagtacctacccgttaaataaatttcgtatcgaaattttaagcagttggaggtgttaacgtatcttctggaaataagtgcgggtatttctttttcatctgatcttttcattcctaggtgaactcagatcctctacgagcatttcatcgtaccttaacaattggtatcttgttttgcttaagtcttttaacctcacgatccattatttcgacgggttcttcgatgaattgaagtttttcgttgatttggatttcgtctaacagaatagtgagaacttctttagcaaaacatttcttcaaattcgagacgtggaaagtgttatgtacagcctcgagttgttgaggtaactcaagtcggtaagctactggtctgacacgatcaataaccttgaatgatccaatataccttggatttaatttccctcgtttaccaaatcgaacaacgcctttccaaggtgcaactttaagcatgaccatttctccaatttcaaattctatatcttttctattaatgtcagtgtagctcttttgttgactttgggcggttttcaaccgttgttgaatttggatgatcttctcggtagtttcttgtattatctctggacccgtaatctgtctatcccccacttcactccaacaaattggagacctgcactttctaccataaagtgcttcaaacggcgccatctcaatgcttgaatggtagctgttgttgtaggaaaattctgctaaaggtagaggTCGAtcacaactgttttcgaaatcaataacacatgctcgtagcatgtcttcaagcgtttgtatcgtcctttcactctacccatcagtttgtggatgataggcagtactcatgtctagacgagttcctaatgcttgctgtaatgtctgccagaatcttgaaataaatctgccatcccgatcagagataatagagattggtattccatgtctggagacgacttccttcaaatacagtcgtgctaacttctccatcttgtcatcttctcttgttggcaggaagtgtgatgatttggtgagacgatcaactattacccaaatagtatcaaaaccacttgcagtccttggcaatttagtgatgaaatccatggtaatattttcccatttccattccgggatttcgggttgttgaagtagacctgatggtttctgatgctcagctttgaccttagaacacgtcaaatattcccctatgtatttagcaacatcggctttcatacctggccaccaaaaatgtttcttaagatccttgtacatctttcccattccaggGTTTTatggtatctagttttatgagcttctctaagtaccatttctctcatatctccaaattttggtacccaaattctttcagccctataccgggttccgtcttcccgaatattaagatgcttctccgatcctttgggtatttcatcccttaagtttctctcttttaaaacttcttgttgcgcctcctttatttgagtagtaaggttagtgtgaatcattatattcatagcttttactcgaataggttccctgtcctttctgctcaaagcgtcggctaccacatttgccttccccgagtggtaacgaatcttaaagtcgtaatcattcaacaattcaatccatctgcgctgcctcatgttcagttgtttctaattaaatatgtgttgaagacttttgtggtcggtatatataatact
This genomic interval carries:
- the LOC139900519 gene encoding uncharacterized protein produces the protein MAAIIEQLVDLKTVKFQEVVGRLKAYEERTSLKTTNNSHDQLLLSYEGWDSRKKRENIFGRGLGNGQDTRVNPRSEKEVIHLSEKKVFPTKYESHDGGENMWYLNTGATNHMTGNKGLFSKLDTDIGGTNNIFSLGQAEEGGCVILIKHGFLYMFEVDGSLLMKVQRSPNRLYKINLDIGTPICLQVKIDDPAWLWHARLDHVNFDTIKRLGTNNLVDGVPVIDHPTQMFMHICADPYPLPPKLETGEAFEQFKKFKAIAENQYGRKIKVLRTDRGGEFTSNEFNQYCDYVGITRQLTAPYTPQQNGIIERRNRTVMSTTRSILKAMDMPQSFWAEAVCHSVYVLNRLPIKILKNQTPYKALKGRRPNIDHVRVFGCVGYVKVPPDQVKNLMTEVFL